A window from Leuconostoc mesenteroides subsp. mesenteroides encodes these proteins:
- a CDS encoding SDR family oxidoreductase → MANFTDKTVLVTGSSRGIGLAIAKAFDAAGANVILHARSEISPATLAEFKSEPKTLQFDIADAEAAEASLKALYKEENFSGIDILINNAGITKDQLAIAMTPADFAQVVNVNLNGTFNVTQPVFKKMIRQKHGAIINLASVVGLMGNMGQANYSASKAGLVGLTKTLAKEGARRHIRVNAIAPGMIVSDMTGALPEKTQEEILKNIPLSRFGEASEIADVALFLAGNDYITGQTITVDGGLYI, encoded by the coding sequence ATGGCAAATTTTACAGACAAAACTGTTTTAGTAACAGGATCATCACGTGGTATAGGACTCGCGATTGCGAAGGCATTTGATGCTGCAGGAGCAAATGTTATTTTACATGCACGTTCAGAAATTAGTCCGGCAACTTTGGCGGAGTTTAAGTCAGAACCAAAAACATTACAGTTTGATATTGCTGATGCGGAAGCAGCCGAAGCGAGTTTAAAAGCATTATACAAGGAAGAAAACTTTTCAGGCATTGACATATTAATTAATAATGCTGGTATTACGAAGGATCAGCTGGCTATTGCAATGACCCCAGCAGATTTTGCACAGGTTGTTAACGTCAACTTAAATGGTACTTTTAATGTGACACAACCTGTATTTAAAAAGATGATTCGCCAAAAGCATGGTGCGATTATTAATCTAGCCTCTGTTGTTGGATTGATGGGTAATATGGGTCAAGCAAATTACTCTGCATCAAAAGCTGGTTTGGTCGGCTTGACGAAGACTCTAGCTAAAGAAGGTGCGCGTCGCCATATCCGAGTAAATGCGATTGCCCCCGGTATGATTGTTTCAGATATGACAGGGGCTTTGCCAGAAAAGACGCAAGAAGAGATTCTAAAAAATATTCCATTATCTCGTTTTGGTGAAGCTTCGGAAATTGCAGATGTAGCATTATTCTTGGCAGGTAATGATTATATTACAGGTCAAACAATTACAGTTGATGGTGGGTTATACATTTAA
- the fabF gene encoding beta-ketoacyl-ACP synthase II: protein MTRVVITGLGAVTPLGNDTQSFLDGIFNEKIGIKPITKFDASETGITVAGQVDGFDPAARVGKRDARKMDLFSQYAIDAADQALTNAGLKAEEGAEVPTTVADPTRFGVILGNGIGGLTTIQEQVIKMHDKGPQRVSPLFVPESIPNMVSGNVSLRFGAKGINSTIVTACASATNAIGEAFWRIQSGKADVMLTGGSEATVNEIGIAGFAALTALSKEEDPTQASKPFDKNRHGFVLGEGSGILVIESLEHAQARGAHILAELVGYGASSDAYHMTSPSPDGEGAARAIRDALNDANLEANQISYINAHGTATGANDSGEAHAIATVFGENTVPVSSTKGMTGHLLGAAGAIEALVSVGSLTRGQLPVNVGIDEQDEDTKVVNLVDQENKHQAPEYVMSANYGFGGHNAVIVFKKWHEGV from the coding sequence ATGACACGCGTAGTAATTACAGGACTTGGCGCAGTAACGCCATTAGGAAACGATACACAGTCTTTCTTGGACGGTATTTTCAATGAGAAAATTGGTATTAAACCAATTACAAAGTTTGACGCATCAGAGACAGGAATCACCGTAGCAGGGCAGGTTGATGGTTTTGATCCTGCAGCTCGTGTTGGTAAGCGTGATGCACGTAAGATGGATTTGTTTTCACAATATGCGATTGATGCTGCGGATCAAGCGTTGACAAATGCAGGTTTAAAGGCAGAAGAAGGTGCTGAAGTACCAACCACTGTTGCTGATCCTACTCGCTTCGGTGTGATTTTGGGTAATGGTATTGGTGGTTTGACTACTATCCAAGAGCAAGTAATAAAGATGCACGATAAGGGACCGCAACGTGTTAGTCCATTGTTTGTTCCTGAATCAATTCCCAACATGGTATCAGGGAATGTTTCATTACGTTTTGGTGCAAAGGGTATTAATTCAACAATCGTTACAGCTTGTGCTTCAGCAACAAATGCGATTGGTGAAGCTTTCTGGCGTATTCAATCTGGTAAAGCCGATGTCATGTTAACCGGTGGTTCAGAAGCAACAGTTAATGAAATTGGTATTGCTGGATTCGCAGCCCTAACTGCATTATCTAAGGAAGAAGATCCAACGCAAGCCTCAAAGCCTTTTGATAAGAATCGCCATGGATTTGTTTTGGGCGAAGGTTCAGGAATTTTGGTTATTGAAAGTCTAGAACATGCACAAGCACGTGGTGCGCATATTCTTGCTGAATTAGTTGGTTATGGTGCATCATCCGATGCATATCACATGACATCGCCATCTCCAGATGGTGAAGGTGCCGCGCGTGCAATTCGTGATGCATTGAACGATGCTAATTTGGAAGCAAATCAAATTTCATATATTAATGCTCATGGAACAGCGACAGGAGCAAATGATTCGGGTGAAGCGCATGCTATTGCTACCGTGTTTGGAGAAAATACAGTACCTGTTTCGTCAACAAAAGGAATGACTGGTCATTTGCTGGGTGCCGCTGGCGCTATCGAAGCTTTGGTCTCTGTAGGTTCATTGACACGCGGTCAATTACCGGTAAACGTTGGTATTGATGAACAAGATGAAGATACTAAGGTTGTTAATTTAGTTGATCAAGAAAATAAGCATCAGGCACCTGAATATGTCATGAGTGCTAACTATGGGTTTGGTGGTCACAATGCTGTCATTGTATTTAAGAAATGGCACGAAGGAGTGTAA
- the accB gene encoding acetyl-CoA carboxylase biotin carboxyl carrier protein has product MSLNIEEIRGLIADLENSSLREFKVIDGEFSLHLSKNKSESVVNTPVQTQATVPNAIAPEQTQVAAESEEPKAGTEIVAPMVGTVYLQPKPDAPMFKQVGDKVSVGETVAVIEAMKLMTEIHSEVSGTVAEILVANEEVVDYNKPLYRITTD; this is encoded by the coding sequence ATGAGTTTAAATATTGAGGAAATTCGTGGATTGATTGCTGATCTAGAAAACAGTTCTTTACGCGAATTCAAAGTTATTGATGGCGAATTCAGTTTACATTTATCAAAGAACAAAAGTGAATCAGTCGTGAACACGCCAGTTCAAACACAGGCCACTGTTCCCAACGCTATTGCACCGGAGCAAACACAAGTAGCAGCAGAATCCGAAGAGCCTAAAGCAGGAACAGAGATTGTTGCGCCTATGGTTGGAACAGTATATTTGCAACCAAAACCTGATGCACCAATGTTTAAACAAGTTGGTGACAAAGTTTCAGTCGGGGAAACGGTTGCTGTGATTGAAGCGATGAAATTAATGACAGAAATTCATAGTGAAGTCAGCGGAACAGTAGCTGAAATACTAGTTGCTAACGAAGAAGTAGTGGACTACAATAAGCCACTCTATAGAATAACAACAGATTAA
- the fabZ gene encoding 3-hydroxyacyl-ACP dehydratase FabZ: MSILNTQQIQEILPHRYPMLMLDTVEELVPGERAVAIKNISINEEIFQGHFPGNPTFPGALTVEALAQTGAVALLSMPEFKGKTAYFGGIKKARYRRMVRPGDQLRLEVTLDRLRGPIGTGKGIVWVGDKKATTAELTFIIGD; the protein is encoded by the coding sequence ATGTCGATTTTAAATACACAACAAATTCAAGAAATATTACCTCACCGTTATCCAATGCTTATGCTGGATACAGTGGAAGAATTAGTGCCAGGTGAGAGAGCAGTAGCAATTAAAAACATCAGTATCAATGAAGAAATTTTCCAAGGCCATTTTCCTGGAAATCCAACTTTTCCAGGCGCTTTGACTGTTGAGGCATTGGCTCAAACTGGTGCGGTTGCACTTTTATCTATGCCTGAATTTAAGGGTAAGACGGCTTACTTCGGAGGCATTAAAAAGGCGCGTTATCGTAGAATGGTTCGCCCAGGAGATCAGCTACGTTTAGAAGTTACTCTGGATCGCTTGCGTGGACCAATTGGTACTGGTAAAGGTATTGTTTGGGTTGGTGACAAGAAAGCGACAACAGCAGAATTGACGTTTATTATTGGAGACTAA
- the accC gene encoding acetyl-CoA carboxylase biotin carboxylase subunit, producing the protein MFKKVLVANRGEIAVRIIRTLREMGIASVAIYSTADKDSLHVQIADEAIAVGGVKPTDSYLNMKNILSAALLTGSEAIHPGYGFLSENALFAEMVGEVGIKWIGPRPETIELMGNKANAREEMRQAGVPVIPGSDGFIRDFSEAKLVADRIGYPLLLKAAAGGGGKGMRFVYSEDELSDKFDDAQNEARLSVGDDQMYIEKVMEHVRHIEMQLLRDENGHVVYLPERDCSLQRKNQKVLEESPAVGVTPEMRAYLGSIVTKAAQAIGYENTGTIEFLQDHEGNFYFMEMNTRIQVEHPVTEMVTNLDLIRLQIEVASGQDLPITQDDIQVNGHSIEVRLTAEKPENNFAPSAGTVDLVFLPTGGPGVRIDSALFVGDKVQPFYDSMIGKLVVKADTREQAVQKIHRIVDETVVHGISTSLNFQKALLEDSHVQRGEFDTRYLETEFLPQWTRSLSEDE; encoded by the coding sequence ATGTTCAAAAAGGTTCTAGTGGCAAATCGTGGTGAAATCGCGGTGCGTATTATTCGGACATTGAGAGAAATGGGTATTGCATCAGTTGCTATTTATTCAACAGCTGATAAAGATAGCCTGCACGTTCAAATTGCTGATGAAGCAATTGCAGTTGGTGGTGTTAAGCCAACCGATTCATATTTAAATATGAAAAACATTCTGAGCGCGGCACTATTAACAGGTTCTGAAGCTATTCATCCAGGATACGGCTTTCTGTCAGAAAATGCTTTATTTGCTGAAATGGTTGGCGAAGTGGGCATTAAATGGATTGGGCCACGTCCAGAAACAATTGAACTAATGGGTAACAAGGCTAATGCTCGTGAAGAAATGCGTCAAGCAGGTGTTCCAGTTATTCCTGGGTCCGACGGTTTTATCCGTGATTTTTCTGAAGCCAAGCTTGTTGCTGATCGTATCGGATATCCTTTATTATTAAAAGCCGCTGCTGGTGGTGGTGGAAAAGGGATGCGTTTTGTTTATAGCGAAGATGAGTTAAGCGACAAATTTGATGATGCTCAAAACGAAGCGCGTCTGTCTGTCGGTGACGATCAGATGTACATTGAAAAAGTGATGGAGCATGTACGACACATTGAAATGCAGCTTTTGAGAGATGAAAATGGACATGTTGTCTATCTGCCAGAACGTGATTGCTCATTACAGCGTAAAAATCAAAAGGTATTGGAAGAGTCACCTGCGGTAGGGGTAACGCCTGAGATGCGTGCTTATTTAGGTAGCATTGTAACAAAAGCTGCGCAAGCAATCGGGTATGAAAATACTGGAACAATTGAATTTTTGCAAGACCATGAAGGTAATTTTTATTTCATGGAGATGAATACTCGTATTCAGGTTGAACACCCAGTCACTGAAATGGTAACCAATTTAGACTTAATTAGACTACAAATAGAGGTCGCCTCAGGGCAAGATTTACCTATAACACAGGACGATATTCAAGTTAATGGTCATTCCATCGAAGTACGTTTGACGGCGGAAAAACCTGAAAACAATTTTGCACCAAGTGCAGGAACGGTCGATCTTGTATTTCTACCTACTGGAGGACCCGGTGTTCGTATTGATTCTGCACTATTTGTGGGTGATAAAGTTCAGCCATTTTACGATTCAATGATTGGTAAATTAGTGGTTAAGGCAGATACTCGTGAACAAGCAGTTCAAAAAATTCATCGTATTGTTGATGAAACCGTTGTTCATGGTATTTCAACAAGTTTAAATTTCCAAAAAGCTTTATTGGAGGATTCACATGTTCAGCGTGGTGAATTTGATACACGCTATTTAGAAACTGAATTTTTACCACAGTGGACTCGGAGCTTATCAGAAGATGAATAA
- the accD gene encoding acetyl-CoA carboxylase, carboxyltransferase subunit beta: protein MDLYNNKNSDTSKIKRDASVNDRIPDGLFLACPYCGAQMYNKQLGKYRVCANCGYGFRLQARERVNLLTQNFEEIDSDIQMDHPDFPGYAEKLKRAQSQTELTESVLTGLADIEGEQVALGIMDSYFMMGSLGSMTGEKITRLFEYATAHKLPVVMFTASGGARMQEGIDSLMQMAKVSAAVAAHQEAKLLYLVVLTDPTTGGVTASFAMQGDVTLAEPHALVGFAGARVIESTIHEKLPKDFQRVETLLENGFVDQIVPRPELAKLIAKIVRLHTAEAE from the coding sequence ATGGACTTATACAACAATAAAAATAGCGATACATCAAAAATTAAAAGAGATGCTTCGGTTAATGACCGCATTCCTGATGGGCTTTTTCTAGCTTGCCCTTACTGTGGTGCACAAATGTACAACAAACAGCTTGGCAAGTATCGCGTGTGTGCAAATTGTGGTTATGGGTTCCGATTGCAGGCCCGAGAACGCGTTAATTTGTTGACTCAAAATTTTGAAGAAATAGATTCAGATATTCAAATGGATCACCCTGATTTTCCTGGTTACGCAGAAAAGTTGAAACGTGCACAATCTCAAACAGAATTAACAGAGTCAGTATTAACAGGTCTGGCAGATATTGAAGGCGAACAAGTGGCTTTGGGAATCATGGATTCTTATTTCATGATGGGGTCATTGGGTTCAATGACTGGTGAAAAAATCACTCGACTATTTGAATATGCTACGGCACATAAATTACCTGTTGTTATGTTTACGGCATCTGGTGGGGCGCGTATGCAAGAAGGAATTGATTCTTTGATGCAAATGGCTAAAGTTTCAGCCGCTGTTGCCGCTCATCAGGAAGCTAAGTTATTATATTTAGTTGTTCTAACTGACCCTACAACTGGTGGTGTAACGGCAAGTTTTGCTATGCAAGGTGACGTTACTTTAGCTGAACCACATGCACTTGTTGGTTTTGCTGGGGCAAGAGTCATTGAATCAACAATACATGAAAAATTACCAAAAGACTTTCAAAGAGTAGAGACATTATTGGAAAATGGCTTTGTAGATCAAATTGTACCTCGACCAGAATTAGCGAAATTGATTGCCAAAATTGTCAGATTACATACAGCGGAGGCCGAATAA
- a CDS encoding acetyl-CoA carboxylase carboxyl transferase subunit alpha: MPDILSGLKLFKRELTPAQVVKKSREDRFMAREIIDGIFTDFVELHGDRLGGDDMSIIGGIAFLENRPVTVIVVDKGTDIHDKLSKRNGSPEPWGYRKAQRLMQQANRFNRPIIMFVNTPGAFPGKEAEAQGQGEAIAKSILESMKLTVPMISIIYGEGGSGGALALATADQVWMFQNATYSILSPEGFASILWKDSKRSEEAAAIMGLTAKDLLEKNIIEYIIPESRNHPRVFNLIRKRLNDEIHTLSQLTPEELLRKRRNRFRGF, from the coding sequence ATGCCCGATATTTTAAGTGGATTGAAATTATTTAAACGTGAATTAACACCAGCACAAGTGGTTAAGAAATCCCGCGAAGACCGTTTCATGGCTCGGGAAATTATTGATGGTATTTTTACAGATTTTGTCGAATTACATGGTGATCGTCTCGGTGGTGACGATATGTCTATCATCGGTGGTATTGCATTTTTAGAAAATCGACCTGTTACAGTGATTGTTGTTGACAAGGGCACAGACATTCATGACAAATTGAGTAAGCGCAATGGTTCGCCAGAACCATGGGGATATCGTAAAGCTCAACGTCTAATGCAACAAGCTAACCGATTTAATCGGCCAATTATCATGTTTGTCAATACGCCGGGTGCCTTTCCAGGTAAAGAAGCTGAAGCGCAAGGGCAGGGTGAGGCAATTGCAAAATCAATTCTAGAGTCAATGAAGTTAACCGTTCCAATGATTTCAATCATATATGGCGAGGGCGGCTCTGGTGGTGCACTTGCTCTGGCCACAGCTGATCAAGTTTGGATGTTCCAAAATGCAACCTATTCGATACTATCACCGGAAGGATTTGCATCTATACTTTGGAAAGATAGCAAACGTAGTGAAGAAGCAGCAGCTATTATGGGACTAACGGCTAAAGATCTCTTGGAGAAGAATATTATTGAGTATATTATTCCAGAATCACGTAATCATCCTCGGGTTTTCAACTTAATTCGGAAGCGTTTAAATGACGAGATACATACATTGAGTCAACTCACACCAGAAGAATTACTAAGGAAGCGACGTAACCGCTTTAGAGGATTCTAA
- a CDS encoding pyridoxamine 5'-phosphate oxidase family protein, translated as MYAKRFIQLFIIFLLTIFFSMMFVFYFKIEGYLAQSLVLSLVGYIVLVIPLTILTVLKQRKKFNHDSGSGKSNNVFQSSLNDLDNIITLSTISSNNISSSSIITFKQSNADENVFYCVTGKETTRVKNIKANNAVSITTWFNKKTGSRISSNAVVAVIIEEQAISHEIIKHPEIKSLSDDFSNNVIIKLTIRSALVESFQSNPIVVDFA; from the coding sequence ATGTATGCAAAACGTTTTATACAGCTATTTATTATATTTCTACTAACGATATTTTTTTCCATGATGTTTGTTTTTTACTTTAAAATTGAAGGCTATTTGGCACAATCTCTTGTTTTATCATTAGTGGGTTACATTGTTTTAGTAATTCCGTTAACAATACTAACAGTTCTTAAGCAGCGAAAAAAGTTTAATCATGATTCAGGCAGTGGAAAAAGTAATAATGTATTTCAGAGTTCGTTGAACGACTTGGATAATATTATTACTCTTTCCACCATTTCTTCAAACAACATTTCTAGTTCTAGTATTATAACGTTTAAACAATCTAATGCTGACGAGAATGTTTTCTATTGTGTTACAGGAAAAGAGACGACACGTGTTAAAAATATTAAAGCAAACAATGCAGTATCCATCACTACTTGGTTTAACAAGAAGACCGGATCTAGGATAAGTTCAAACGCTGTTGTAGCTGTTATTATTGAGGAACAGGCAATAAGTCATGAAATCATAAAACATCCAGAAATAAAAAGCCTATCAGATGACTTTAGTAATAATGTCATTATTAAGTTGACAATTCGTTCTGCTTTAGTTGAATCCTTTCAGTCTAATCCGATTGTAGTTGATTTTGCTTAA
- a CDS encoding 5-formyltetrahydrofolate cyclo-ligase — MLSEKQKIRKYTLEKLNAYPSNDKLKREAGLYEQLFRYQLWQRASTVAITMSMGNELNTQPIIDTAIASGKKVLIPRVSKKDLLWFEYNKNRLSKSNFGILEPNQEVNLAHNLNDIDLMIVPGVAFTADNYRVGYGAGFFDRVLSAYDGETISLVLPPQLIDNFSKGLWDKPVKTVLT; from the coding sequence ATGTTGTCAGAAAAACAAAAAATTAGAAAATATACTTTGGAAAAATTAAATGCTTATCCCTCAAACGATAAGCTCAAACGTGAAGCTGGATTGTACGAACAATTATTTCGTTATCAATTATGGCAACGTGCTTCAACTGTGGCAATAACCATGAGTATGGGAAACGAACTCAATACTCAACCAATAATAGACACAGCTATTGCGTCCGGTAAAAAAGTATTAATTCCCAGAGTCTCAAAAAAAGATTTACTCTGGTTCGAATATAATAAAAATAGATTAAGTAAATCTAACTTTGGTATTTTGGAGCCTAACCAAGAAGTTAATCTTGCCCACAACTTAAATGATATTGATTTAATGATTGTTCCTGGGGTTGCCTTTACAGCAGATAATTATCGAGTGGGATACGGTGCTGGATTTTTCGATCGTGTGTTGTCTGCATATGACGGAGAAACAATATCACTGGTATTACCACCACAACTCATTGATAATTTTTCCAAAGGCCTTTGGGATAAGCCGGTAAAAACTGTGTTAACTTAA
- a CDS encoding uracil-DNA glycosylase family protein encodes MGIFEEIEQDAANKDFTRLGLKPIYNAPINAKIVIIGQAPGLRVQNTGIMWNDASGDRLREWLGVSKDVFYNSGMIGVIPMDFYYPGKSKSGDLPPRKGIADKWHPRLLKKMPSVKLIILVGSYSQKYYLKLKSKDKITDVIRNYQNYLPDYFPIVHPSPRNNIWLKKNQWFEKEVVPNLQNIVDKILSE; translated from the coding sequence ATGGGAATTTTTGAAGAAATTGAACAAGACGCTGCAAATAAAGATTTCACCCGACTCGGGTTAAAACCAATTTACAACGCACCAATAAATGCTAAAATTGTTATCATCGGTCAAGCACCTGGATTACGAGTTCAAAATACAGGTATTATGTGGAATGACGCTTCAGGCGATCGTTTACGTGAATGGTTAGGTGTCAGCAAGGATGTATTTTATAACTCCGGGATGATTGGTGTTATACCAATGGATTTTTATTACCCTGGAAAGTCTAAATCGGGGGATTTGCCACCCCGAAAAGGTATTGCAGATAAGTGGCATCCACGTTTATTAAAAAAGATGCCTAGTGTAAAGTTGATTATTTTAGTCGGGTCTTACTCTCAAAAATATTATTTAAAGCTTAAAAGTAAAGACAAAATCACGGACGTTATTAGAAATTATCAAAATTATCTTCCCGATTATTTTCCTATCGTTCATCCTTCACCAAGAAATAATATATGGCTTAAGAAGAATCAATGGTTTGAAAAAGAAGTGGTCCCAAATTTACAAAACATTGTTGATAAAATACTGTCAGAATAA
- a CDS encoding tryptophan-rich sensory protein, with the protein MKKNFVKAIAFTIIILVLGTLSSFSVEWIRGVSIGDIYGTFNLPPLAPPKWLFGPAWILLYILLGIYCANLNLVKSNRHELYTYMYVQLALNILWTVVFFSFSNFLLATIMIMIMDILVVAIIFVDKRPIKLLLVPYLLWLLFATYLSISVLILN; encoded by the coding sequence GTGAAAAAAAATTTTGTTAAAGCTATCGCTTTTACCATAATTATTTTAGTTCTTGGCACATTATCATCATTCAGTGTGGAATGGATTCGTGGTGTGTCAATAGGTGACATTTATGGTACGTTTAATTTACCACCACTGGCACCACCAAAATGGCTTTTTGGACCCGCATGGATTCTGCTCTATATTTTACTAGGGATTTATTGTGCCAACCTAAACCTTGTGAAAAGCAATCGACATGAGCTCTATACCTATATGTATGTTCAATTAGCATTAAATATACTTTGGACAGTCGTATTTTTTTCATTTTCAAATTTTTTGTTAGCTACAATAATGATTATGATAATGGATATTTTAGTTGTTGCTATTATATTCGTAGATAAGCGACCTATTAAATTACTATTAGTGCCATATTTATTATGGCTACTATTCGCCACCTACCTATCAATTTCAGTACTTATTTTAAACTGA
- a CDS encoding peptidase E: MKNILLTSYFAGTIDQFNQFMTNQNIKSKNILFIDTASKVEEYIGYIDEAYEALLNLNYTVDKLDISTLDKITSQNKIQNAEIIFMAGGNTFYLLDKLKEQGLDQILINKINTGTPYVGESAGAIILSPDITYVKEMDDASFAPNLNVYTGLGITNFSILPHYLDMPFENETSTIFDKYHNKVELITLNNQETISILDDTLIMY, encoded by the coding sequence ATGAAAAATATTCTATTAACTTCCTATTTCGCAGGTACAATTGACCAGTTTAATCAATTTATGACCAATCAAAATATTAAAAGTAAAAATATCTTATTTATTGACACAGCTAGTAAAGTTGAAGAATACATTGGTTACATAGATGAAGCTTATGAAGCCTTATTAAATCTCAATTATACGGTTGATAAATTAGATATTTCTACTTTGGATAAAATCACATCACAAAATAAGATACAAAATGCAGAAATTATCTTCATGGCTGGTGGCAATACTTTCTATCTCTTAGATAAACTAAAAGAGCAAGGACTAGATCAAATACTTATCAATAAAATAAATACCGGAACTCCCTATGTTGGTGAATCAGCCGGTGCAATTATACTATCCCCTGATATTACGTATGTCAAAGAAATGGATGATGCTAGCTTTGCGCCTAACTTAAATGTATATACTGGGCTTGGCATAACTAATTTCAGTATTTTACCACACTATCTCGACATGCCTTTTGAAAATGAAACTAGCACTATATTTGACAAATACCATAACAAGGTAGAGCTCATTACTTTAAATAATCAAGAAACCATATCTATTTTAGACGATACATTAATAATGTATTAA